From Streptomyces sp. SAI-135:
CGCGCCGGACGGGACCCGCCCGTCCAGGAAGGCCAGGGCGTGCGCGGCCGCGAGGCCGGCGACCGTCATGGCCAGGGCCAGGTCGCAAGGGCGTGCCGGAAGCCTTCTGCTGCCCGAGCGCCACTGGGCCACCAGCCTGGGCCAGGCCGGGTCGCGGTCGGCCCGCGTCTCGTGGAGACAGCCGGCGCAGCCCGTCTCGCCCGGCAGGACGAGGGGGCCGACCACTCCCGTCGCCTCGACCACACCGGCGTACAGATGAGGGGTGCCGGAGCGGACGAGGGGCTCGCCGGCGGCCGGGGCGGGCGCGTGGACGTCGACGTCGTCCCGCGGGGCGAGGACGACCAGGGAGAACCCGGGGTCGTCCGCCGTCACCGAGGCCCGGGAGCCCTGACGCGGTGGCCGTCCCGGAGCCGCCGCGGAGACCGCCCGGCGGGCGGCGAGGTCCCTGCGGTCGCCGACGGCGGCCGCGGGCAGCCCGCCCGGGGCGACGTCCCCCGGCTCGACCAGGCCGCCGTCCCGCACGTCGACCTCTCCGACACCGGCCCCCGAGAGCAGCGCGGCCAGCGCCACGCCCACCCGGCCGGCCCCTCTGACCTGCACCCGCAGTGCGCGGCGGGCCGCCAGGAGTCGCATCGCGTCACCCGGTTCCGAGGTGGTCAGCGAGAGGGACGCCAGGTCGGGTGCCAGCCGGTCGAGGACCTTCTTGTTCTCCCGCAGCGCGTCCGCGGCCGGCCCGCCGCCCCTCGCGTCGTCGACGAGCCCGGCCCGCGCCAGCCGTCCCACCAGCGTGTCGACATGGCCGTCGGGCAGATCCATACGGCGGGCCTCCTCCCGCAGCAGCGGCAGGCCGCGCGTGCCGTTGAGCAGGTCGAGGAAGCTGCCCGTCGCCGTGTCGACCGGGCCCAGCGTCAGCGCGTGCGCCGGGGTCATCCCGAACTGCACGGTGTTGAGGTCGCGCCAGCCGCGCCGGAACGCGGGCTTCATCCGCGGAACCATGGTGTGCGCGTGCGGAACCACTGCTTGCATGACAGGCCCCCGTAGCCCTCGTAGAACGTCCCCGTCCGCCGCCGGAGCCCGGGCGACGGTCGGTCGCGGCCGTGGCGGCGATGCCAGCATGCCCCGAGCCGCGGGACGGGTGCCGAAAGTTGTCCACAGGTGAGGAGTATTCGTCGTACAAATCGGACGCATGGCGGGCGATCGGAACCGAACCGTCCCGGAGTCGGGACTTCCCCCAGGTGCAGCGGGTAACGTCGGGGCGTGCCCGCCGACCCACTGCACAGCGCCGGAACGCCACAGCGCAGCACGACGAGCCTGCCGCCGAGCGGCTCGGTGGCGAGCGCGATCGAGGTGCGCAGGAGCAGCCGCCGTCGCCGGACGGTCTCCGCGTACCGCGAGGGCGATCGCACCGTCGTGCTCATCCCTGCCCGGATGTCCGAGGCGGAGGAGCAGCGCTGGGTGAGCGTCATGCTCGACAAGCTGGCCGCCCAGGAGAGCAAGCGGGTCCTCGGCGACAGCGAGCTCTCCGAGCGCGCCCAGCGGCTGTCGGCCCAGTACTTCGACGGCCGGGCACGGCCCGCCTCGGTCCGCTGGGTCACCAACCAGAACACCCGCTGGGGTTCGTGCACCCCGTCCGAGGGCAGCATCCGGCTCTCGCACCGGCTCCAGGGCATGCCGGAGTACGTCGTCGACTACGTCCTGCTCCATGAGCTCGCCCATCTGCTCGTGCCCGGCCACGGGCCCCGTTTCTGGCGGTTGCTGGAGGCCTATCCGCGCACCGAGCGGGCCAAGGGCTACCTCGAGGGCGTGGTCGCCGCGGACCGGTTGCCGCATCTCTCGGACGTCCGCGGAGAGTGACCGACGACCCGAACGGGTTTTTGTACCGGATCTGTACCGACCTCCACCGGTGTCCGAGTTTGCCGTTAGCCTGTCGCGACGCACTCGCATTCGGGATGGGGGACGGTCGTTACGCATGGCCAGGGAATTCCAACGCGGCCACAAGGCCAAGATCAGTGACCTGACCGCGGGCACGGACCTGTACGTGGGCGTACAGATCTCCGGCCCCGGACTGACCTTCGACATCAGCTGCTTCGGCCTCGACGCCGACGAACAGCTCTCGGACGACCGCTACTTCATCTTCTTCAACCAGCCGAAGTCCCCCGAGGACTCCATCCAGCTCCTGGGCGCGCAGTCGGGCGACACGGAGTCGTTCCGGGTCACGCTCGACCGGATTCCGCCGCAGATCCAGAAGCTGTCGTTCACGGCGACCATCGACGGCGCCGGCCAGATGTCGCAGATCGGCCCGGGCTACCTCCGGATCGTCGCCGGCGGCGAGGAAGTGGCCCGGTACCCGTTCGACGGCAGCGAGTTCTCCACCGAGCGGGCCGTGATGGTGGGCGACCTGTATCTGAAGGACGTCTGGCGGTTCGCCGCGGTCGGCCAGGGCTTCGACGGCGGCCTGGACGCGCTGCTGAAGAACTTCGGCGGCGAGGTCGCCGAGGAGGAGCCCGCGTCCGCGCCCCAGCAGCCCGCCGTTCCGGCCCAGTCCCAGGCACCGGCCTTCGCGCCGCCCCCGCAGACCTCCGCTCCCGCCCCTTCGTTCGGCGCGCCGCCGGCCTCCGCGGCCACCCCGTCCGTCCACACCGCTCCGACGGTCGCCGCGCCCGCGCCCGCCGCGCCGACGAGCCCCCAGATGTTCACTCCTCCGGGGCAGACCCCGACACCGCCCGGAGCCCCTCCGGCGGGTCAGTACGCGCCTCCCGGCGCGCCCGCGGGTCAGTTCACGCCTCCGGGCGCCGTCGCCGGTCAGTTCGCGCCCCCCGGCGCGCCCGGCGCCTTCCCCGGCCAGGCGCAGCCCTTCGGCGGCGGCACCCAGCTCGCACCGGTGCCGCCGGAGGCCAACGTCCGGGTGGTGCTCACGAAGTACGCGGAAGCCCCCGTGGGCGACCGCTGGACCGAGCAGAACCAGAACCTGGTGCGGGCCACCCTCACCAAGGACGCGCCCATCCTCGCCAAGCAGGGCAGCATGGTCGCCTACCAGGGCGACATCGACTTCGCCCACAAGGGCTCGGGCCTGCTCGGCAAGCTCACCGGCGCCCTCACCGGCCAGGGCATGTCCCTGATGCGCTGCACCGGCAACGGCGAGGTGTTCCTCGCCGACGAGGCCAGCCGCGTCTTCGTGATCCGCCTCCAGGGCGAGCAGCTCTACACCAGCGCCCAGGGCGTGCTGGCCTTCGACGAGACCCTGGAGACCGAGGTCCGCCGCATCGAAGGCGCGGGACTGCCCGGCGGGGGCTTCTTCAGCATGCTCTTCTCCGGCACCGGAGCGGTCGTCGTCAAGACCCGCGGGGTGCCCGTCGTCCTGCCCGTCGGCGCGGCCACCTACGTCGACGGCAACGCCGTCATCGCCTGGTCGGCCGGCGCGCAGGCGGTCACCACGACCTCGCTCAGGCTGCGCCGCTCCGGGTACGCCCGGCAGACCACCGAGGCCGTGAACCTCCAGTTCCGCGGCGCCCCCGGCAACTTCGTCGTCGTACAGCCCTTCGAGGTGTGAGGCCATGGACTCCCAGACTCTGAGTGCGCACCGCGCCGCCGCGACCGGCGTCCGCATGAGTGTGCACAGCTCCAAGACGCTCAAGGTCACCATGGTCACCGGGCAGGACCTGATCGCCAAGGCCGGCTCCATGATCGCCTACGACGGCTATGTGCAGTTCGACGGGGCGCCCGCGAGCCTGCGCCGCTCGGCGGAGGAGATGGTCACCGGAGAGGGCGGCCGGCTGATGCTGGCCCGCGGCGACGGCGACCTGTACCTCGCCGACTACGGCGGCGACATCCTCGTCCTGCACCTGAACGGCGAGGCATTGTCCGTCAACGGCGCCACCCTGCTGGCCTGCGACGCCTCGCTGGAACTGGCCATCGAGCCGGTCAAGGGACTCGCGAAGCTCTCCGGCTCCGGCCTGACCAACCTCGTCATCAAGGGCACCGGCTGGGTCGCACTGGTCAGCCGGGGCATCCCGATGGCCCTGGACTGCGCCGAACGCGAGACCTACGTCGACCCGGACGCGCTCGTCGCCTGGACGACCGGCCTGGAGATGAAGGCCCGCCGGACCATCAAGGCGAGCGCCCTCATCGGACGCGGCAGCGGCGAGGCCTTCCAGATCGGTTTCAAGGGGCAGGGCTTCGTGGTCGTCCAGCCGAGCGAGGACACCGGCGACCGATTCAAGATCCGGGGCTGAGGGGAGCACTTAGCACCATGCACAGCACACTCTTCGCACACGTCCCGGTCGAGTCGACCGGGCGCTACACCCTGCAGAACCCGCAGCTCCTGAAGACCGACGTCACCCAGGGCAGCAGCCCCGTGCTCGCCCGGCAGGGCGCCATGGTGGCCTTCGAGGGGCAGGTCGAGTTCGACAGCCAGTACCGCAACCGCAGCTGGCGCAACGTC
This genomic window contains:
- a CDS encoding TOMM precursor leader peptide-binding protein, encoding MVPRMKPAFRRGWRDLNTVQFGMTPAHALTLGPVDTATGSFLDLLNGTRGLPLLREEARRMDLPDGHVDTLVGRLARAGLVDDARGGGPAADALRENKKVLDRLAPDLASLSLTTSEPGDAMRLLAARRALRVQVRGAGRVGVALAALLSGAGVGEVDVRDGGLVEPGDVAPGGLPAAAVGDRRDLAARRAVSAAAPGRPPRQGSRASVTADDPGFSLVVLAPRDDVDVHAPAPAAGEPLVRSGTPHLYAGVVEATGVVGPLVLPGETGCAGCLHETRADRDPAWPRLVAQWRSGSRRLPARPCDLALAMTVAGLAAAHALAFLDGRVPSGAGARWEVSLPGLTWHARPVLPHPACPCGAAEKGKGEHTSKEEAAHETMSEQRSSEELCREATAPRPAGTWRAHV
- a CDS encoding M48 family metallopeptidase; translation: MPADPLHSAGTPQRSTTSLPPSGSVASAIEVRRSSRRRRTVSAYREGDRTVVLIPARMSEAEEQRWVSVMLDKLAAQESKRVLGDSELSERAQRLSAQYFDGRARPASVRWVTNQNTRWGSCTPSEGSIRLSHRLQGMPEYVVDYVLLHELAHLLVPGHGPRFWRLLEAYPRTERAKGYLEGVVAADRLPHLSDVRGE
- a CDS encoding TerD family protein codes for the protein MAREFQRGHKAKISDLTAGTDLYVGVQISGPGLTFDISCFGLDADEQLSDDRYFIFFNQPKSPEDSIQLLGAQSGDTESFRVTLDRIPPQIQKLSFTATIDGAGQMSQIGPGYLRIVAGGEEVARYPFDGSEFSTERAVMVGDLYLKDVWRFAAVGQGFDGGLDALLKNFGGEVAEEEPASAPQQPAVPAQSQAPAFAPPPQTSAPAPSFGAPPASAATPSVHTAPTVAAPAPAAPTSPQMFTPPGQTPTPPGAPPAGQYAPPGAPAGQFTPPGAVAGQFAPPGAPGAFPGQAQPFGGGTQLAPVPPEANVRVVLTKYAEAPVGDRWTEQNQNLVRATLTKDAPILAKQGSMVAYQGDIDFAHKGSGLLGKLTGALTGQGMSLMRCTGNGEVFLADEASRVFVIRLQGEQLYTSAQGVLAFDETLETEVRRIEGAGLPGGGFFSMLFSGTGAVVVKTRGVPVVLPVGAATYVDGNAVIAWSAGAQAVTTTSLRLRRSGYARQTTEAVNLQFRGAPGNFVVVQPFEV
- a CDS encoding AIM24 family protein; the encoded protein is MDSQTLSAHRAAATGVRMSVHSSKTLKVTMVTGQDLIAKAGSMIAYDGYVQFDGAPASLRRSAEEMVTGEGGRLMLARGDGDLYLADYGGDILVLHLNGEALSVNGATLLACDASLELAIEPVKGLAKLSGSGLTNLVIKGTGWVALVSRGIPMALDCAERETYVDPDALVAWTTGLEMKARRTIKASALIGRGSGEAFQIGFKGQGFVVVQPSEDTGDRFKIRG